From the genome of Sander lucioperca isolate FBNREF2018 chromosome 1, SLUC_FBN_1.2, whole genome shotgun sequence, one region includes:
- the LOC116035162 gene encoding bone morphogenetic protein 10-like: MTVSVFSNLGFMHSLTVLLLMLTGLSLSSPIRSPEKHHRVSVGRDVDDNELLDAQDFLSQFLSTMNLTELRPQPRPLTARKEPPEYMLELYNRFANDRAAMPSSNIVRSFKNEDSSPYSRTARGVRIHPLLFNISMRHHEHITMAELRIFTLFQKARRPYAGIDCKVTIYEIHERVVWTKEVGKEGRRRDKGEVVEMKDLEELVTKHFHVKDNSWVSFDLTHVVALWRKSGYATLRLEVHIASLGSEEEGDAQEVTEQGKRLVEIDIERSLEGKHNAVMIIFSDDQSRDHKQDKQELNQMIEHENDLPENVGRSQQPFWGHVNYNAGHASQDELDKQSLTQLQSNLIYDTPPRIRRNVKSEPCKRTPLYVDFKDIGWDTWIIQPVGYEAYECNGVCNTPMTSEVSPTKHAIVQTLLSVKSPERVSRACCVPTKLEPTALLYHDNGVITYNHKYEGMVVAECGCR; the protein is encoded by the exons ATGACCGTTTCAGTCTTCTCCAACCTTGGGTTTATGCACTCTCTGACTGTCCTACTTCTGATGTTGACTGGTTTGAGCTTGAGCAGTCCCATCAGGTCTCCTGAGAAACATCACAGGGTGTCAGTCGGTAGGGATGTGGATGATAATGAGCTCCTTGATGCACAGGACTTTTTGAGCCAGTTTCTGTCCACAATGAACCTCACAGAGCTGAGGCCCCAGCCCAGGCCCCTCACTGCCCGCAAGGAGCCACCAGAGTACATGCTGGAGCTGTACAACCGATTTGCCAATGACCGGGCTGCTATGCCCTCATCCAACATTGTGCGCAGTTTCAAGAATGAAG attCCTCCCCCTACAGTAGAACAGCCAGGGGTGTAAGGATACATCCTCTGCTATTCAACATCTCAATGCGCCACCATGAGCACATAACAATGGCTGAGCTTCGTATTTTCACCCTGTTCCAGAAGGCTCGAAGACCATATGCTGGCATTGACTGCAAGGTGACCATCTATGAAATACATGAGCGAGTTGTTTGGACAAAAGAGGTGGGGAAAGAAGGGAGAAGGAGGGATAAAGGGGAGGTGGTGGAAATGAAGGATTTGGAGGAACTGGTGACAAAGCATTTCCATGTCAAAGATAACAGCTGGGTGTCGTTTGACCTGACTCATGTGGTTGCACTCTGGCGGAAATCAGGGTATGCAACTCTCAGACTGGAGGTCCATATTGCAAGTCTGGGGTCAGAAGAGGAAGGGGATGCACAGGAGGTCACAGAGCAGGGCAAGAGGTTGGTTGAGATTGATATTGAAAGGAGCTTGGAAGGAAAACACAATGCGGTGATGATTATATTCTCAGATGATCAGAGCAGAGACCACAAACAGGATAAACAAGAGCTCAACCAGATGATTGAACATGAGAATGACCTTCCTGAAAACGTGGGTCGGAGCCAACAACCTTTCTGGGGTCACGTTAATTACAACGCTGGCCACGCTAGCCAGGACGAGCTGGACAAACAATCTCTCACGCAACTGCAGTCCAACCTTATCTATGACACACCTCCCCGAATCCGTCGCAATGTTAAGAGCGAGCCATGCAAGAGGACCCCTCTCTATGTGGATTTTAAAGACATTGGCTGGGACACGTGGATCATCCAGCCTGTGGGCTATGAGGCGTATGAGTGCAACGGTGTGTGCAACACACCCATGACCTCCGAGGTCTCGCCTACCAAACATGCCATAGTGCAGACACTGCTGAGTGTTAAGAGTCCAGAGAGAGTATCGCGTGCCTGCTGTGTTCCCACTAAGTTGGAGCCGACCGCACTGCTTTATCATGATAACGGGGTGATCACTTACAACCACAAGTATGAGGGAATGGTGGTGGCAGAGTGTGGCTGTAGATAG
- the smad4a gene encoding mothers against decapentaplegic homolog 4a, whose translation MSITNTPTSNDACLSIVHSLMCHRQGGESESFAKRAIESLVKKLKEKKDELDSLITAITTNGAHPSKCVTIQRTLDGRLQVAGRKGFPHVVYARLWRWPDLHKNELKHVKYCQYAFDLKCDNVCVNPYHYERVVSPSIDLSGLTLSNSGSLLVKDEYDYDNQQSHSSSESHLQTIQHPPARPGPQEIFISPSLLPPSEGSGSASTSAFSTISVGPSNPTSNWSRNGSFTAAVPQHQNGHLQHHPPMPHTGHYWPVPNEIAFQPPISNHPSPEYWCSIAYFEMDVQVGETFKVQSTCPIVTVDGYVDPSGGDRFCLGQLSNVHRTENIERARLHIGKGMQLECKGEGDVWVRCLSDHAVFVQSYYLDREAGRAPGDAVHKIYPSAYIKVFDLRQCHRQMQQQAATAQAAAAAQAAAVSGNIPGPGSVGGIAPAISLSAAAGIGVDDLRRLCILRMSFVKGWGPDYPRQSIKETPCWIEIHLHRALQLLDEVLHTMPIADPQPLD comes from the exons ATGTCAATCAcgaacactcccacaagcaatGATGCCTGCCTAAGCATTGTGCATAGCCTGATGTGCCACCGACAGGGAGGGGAGAGTGAAAGCTTTGCTAAGCGAGCTATTGAGAGTCTTGTCAAGAAGCTGAAGGAGAAGAAAGATGAGCTGGATTCCCTTATCACAGCCATCACTACGAATGGAGCTCATCCTAGCAAGTGTGTAACCATACAGAGAACTTTGGATGGACGCCTACAG GTTGCGGGGCGAAAAGGTTTTCCTCATGTTGTCTATGCCCGACTATGGCGATGGCCTGATCTACACAAGAATGAATTGAAACACGTGAAATATTGCCAGTATGCCTTTGACTTGAAATGTGACAATGTTTGTGTCAACCCATACCACTACGAGAGGGTCGTCTCTCCGAGCATTG ACTTATCAGGGCTGACCCTTTCAAATTCAG GTTCACTCTTGGTAAAGGATGAGTATGACTATGACAACCAGCAATCTCACTCAAGCTCTGAAAGCCACCTGCAGACTATCCAGCATCCCCCGGCAAGACCCGGTCCACAGGAGATCTTCATCAGCCCCTCTCTACTCCCCCCATCAGAGGGCAGCGGTTCAGCTTCAACCTCTGCTTTCTCTACCATCAGCGTTGGACCATCAA ACCCTACCTCCAATTGGAGCAGAAATGGCAGCTTCACCGCTGCAGTGCCTCAACATCAGAACGGGCATCTACAGCATCATCCACCCATGCCTCACACAGGGCATTACT GGCCTGTTCCCAATGAAATTGCGTTCCAGCCCCCCATATCCAATCACCCTT CTCCAGAGTACTGGTGCTCCATTGCTTACTTTGAGATGGATGTCCAAGTTGGGGAGACGTTTAAGGTGCAATCCACATGTCCGATAGTGACTGTGGATGGCTACGTTGATCCATCAGGAGGGGACCGCTTTTGCTTGGGCCAGCTGAGCAATGTCCACAGGACAGAGAACATAGAGAGAGCCAG GCTACACATTGGCAAAGGCATGCAGCTGGAGTGCAAAGGTGAAGGAGATGTCTGGGTGCGCTGTTTGAGTGATCATGCAGTGTTTGTGCAGAGCTATTACCTGGATCGAGAGGCTGGACGTGCCCCTGGAGATGCAGTTCACAAGATCTACCCCAGCGCTTACATCAAG GTGTTCGACTTGCGTCAGTGCCACAGGCAGatgcagcagcaggcagcgaCAGCTCAGGCCGCAGCTGCAGCCCAGGCAGCAGCAGTGTCCGGGAACATTCCTGGGCCTGGCTCTGTGGGAGGCATCGCCCCTGCCATCA GTCTTTCGGCTGCTGCAGGCATTGGGGTTGATGACCTGCGCAGGCTGTGCATCCTGCGGATGAGCTTTGTGAAGGGCTGGGGGCCCGACTACCCACGGCAAAGCATTAAAGAGACACCCTGCTGGATTGAAATTCATTTACATCGAGCTCTACAGCTACTGGATGAAGTTCTGCACACCATGCCCATAGCTGACCCTCAGCCTCTTGACTGA